A genomic window from Algoriphagus sp. Y33 includes:
- a CDS encoding biopolymer transporter Tol gives MRYHLFRILIFAGLWLNSFFALAQFDQERFGKNRIQHKQFEWYLYTSNNFEVYYYDRGGANAKMAIDYLESEFNRLTQMIGYVAYTKPKIYIYNSPEELLQSNINLNKEEYNEQGQTNFNRLLAEVAYKGEVDLFKEDLIYGTVKVIIEEMLYGSSVSDAFQSNLTNSFPEWYVDGIALYLAKGWSREMDDFVRHYFEEDQTPKILKLKEKEAALAGQSVWNYIAERYGRRYVSSILNLSRINRNEENSIANTVGLNYKTFTEDWKKFYSDINKQVSSTFRDPNKDASVAQTSPKFIGAINDIKFSPDGLNLAYVINNAGKYKVQVRELSTGREQTIFTGGTSLQDQEANFTSPIIAWRDSANIAIASFKRGFTTLRLRSLDGSNVDKIFLRNITQILSLDFNSTGKNMVLSAISNGKSDIYTLNARGAGRRLTNDSFDELTPVFLNDSTIIYSSNATNLPDSLMGKNLELGSLPNYYNLYMVQVTDTIVTKQLTNSNSKNIRPRKVNSNTIVYLSDLSGINNLMRMSIGNQVSNQISAYNKSLEAFDVNSRMNRMAYSVRDGRESYLVVEGLSISDQFTPSTPRIQLEQAKSLNERMAARRLLEEKEAKENLPQVNREQSPSTQPLIQMDTTTENATSSIDIKRLSFESKNGIDTDNYTFDTLPSNLNSPAPITAESSTTLLETFRKQSLTKRVTGPRQMEPQFFINNINTRFVVDPLRGFGIGLTGKMTDLLDNHSFQGGVMTTLDFRSGGDIFFEYEYLKSRVDFRGRFDRKTIRISEGDITFQKYVLTKVEAGFSYPLNANARFSLSPFVAKTQYFNLNPDSLINGQDPDQNRFDVNYLGGKAEFVYDRTQPLGLYSQTGFKGKIGYVQYQSFGQKERSFSNLYLDLREYKTIHKNIVLAARLYAGSFMGNNPQTYMVGGMDNWLFNEFYRPPSNRPEASPLRNPTGAENSNILFADFVDLRGYDYDEIRGRNVVTFTTELRIPVFSYLTRGNITSNFIRNFQLVGFYDIGSAWNDSAPWERVNDQNTEVINTEGSPFTIVLNNFNNPWLQSYGAGLRTVLLNYYVKLDVARPIRNYVAEDLKFYVTLGYNF, from the coding sequence ATGCGATATCACCTTTTCCGAATTTTAATTTTTGCTGGCTTATGGTTGAATTCATTTTTTGCCCTTGCCCAGTTTGATCAGGAGCGTTTTGGGAAAAACAGAATTCAGCACAAGCAATTTGAATGGTATTTGTATACTTCAAATAATTTTGAGGTATACTATTATGACCGTGGAGGAGCCAATGCCAAAATGGCTATTGATTATCTGGAGAGTGAGTTCAATCGACTCACACAGATGATAGGCTATGTTGCTTATACTAAGCCTAAAATTTACATTTATAACTCTCCCGAGGAGCTCCTGCAGAGTAATATCAATCTCAATAAGGAAGAGTATAATGAGCAGGGACAAACAAATTTCAATAGGCTATTGGCTGAGGTTGCCTACAAAGGAGAGGTTGACTTATTTAAAGAAGATTTAATCTACGGTACTGTAAAGGTAATCATTGAAGAGATGCTTTATGGCTCATCTGTTTCTGATGCATTTCAGTCCAATCTAACCAATAGCTTCCCGGAATGGTACGTGGATGGTATCGCATTGTATTTGGCGAAAGGGTGGAGCCGTGAGATGGATGATTTTGTGCGGCATTATTTCGAGGAGGATCAAACTCCAAAGATCCTTAAGCTTAAGGAAAAGGAAGCTGCTTTGGCGGGGCAGTCCGTTTGGAATTACATAGCCGAAAGATATGGAAGAAGGTATGTTTCGAGTATTCTAAACCTTTCCCGAATAAATAGAAACGAGGAAAACAGCATTGCAAATACTGTTGGGCTGAATTACAAAACCTTTACAGAGGACTGGAAAAAGTTTTATTCTGACATCAATAAGCAAGTTTCATCGACCTTTAGAGATCCAAATAAAGATGCTTCCGTAGCACAAACATCCCCCAAGTTTATAGGTGCAATAAATGACATCAAGTTTAGTCCAGACGGGTTGAATTTGGCTTATGTGATTAATAATGCAGGTAAGTATAAAGTTCAGGTAAGGGAATTGAGTACGGGCAGAGAACAAACAATTTTTACAGGTGGCACTTCTCTCCAAGATCAGGAAGCTAATTTCACTTCTCCCATAATAGCGTGGAGAGATTCGGCAAACATCGCCATTGCCTCATTCAAAAGGGGATTCACTACACTGAGATTGAGGTCTCTCGATGGTTCTAATGTGGATAAGATTTTCTTAAGAAACATCACCCAGATCCTCAGTCTGGACTTTAATAGTACAGGCAAAAATATGGTGCTTTCGGCTATATCAAACGGTAAGTCTGATATTTATACGCTTAATGCCAGAGGTGCAGGAAGAAGGCTGACAAACGATTCCTTTGATGAATTGACACCTGTTTTTTTAAACGATTCTACCATTATATACTCATCAAACGCGACAAATCTACCTGATTCTCTAATGGGAAAAAATTTGGAATTGGGTTCCTTGCCCAATTACTATAACCTCTATATGGTGCAGGTGACTGATACTATAGTCACAAAGCAGCTGACCAATTCGAACAGTAAAAATATTAGACCGAGGAAGGTAAACAGCAACACAATTGTTTACCTCAGCGATCTGAGTGGGATAAATAACCTCATGCGTATGAGTATTGGAAATCAGGTCTCCAACCAAATCTCTGCCTATAATAAAAGTTTAGAAGCTTTTGATGTCAATAGCAGAATGAATAGAATGGCTTATTCTGTACGTGATGGGAGGGAAAGTTATTTGGTAGTAGAGGGGTTATCCATTTCAGATCAGTTTACGCCCAGTACTCCAAGAATACAGCTCGAGCAAGCGAAGAGCCTAAACGAAAGAATGGCCGCAAGAAGGTTGCTGGAAGAAAAAGAAGCTAAGGAAAATCTTCCGCAGGTCAATCGGGAGCAGAGCCCTTCCACCCAGCCGTTGATACAGATGGACACTACTACAGAAAATGCCACATCATCCATTGACATCAAACGACTGAGCTTTGAGTCTAAAAATGGGATCGATACCGATAATTATACCTTTGACACACTACCAAGCAATCTTAATTCTCCTGCCCCTATCACTGCTGAATCCTCTACCACTTTGCTGGAAACTTTTAGAAAGCAGAGTCTAACAAAGCGAGTTACAGGCCCTAGACAAATGGAACCGCAGTTTTTTATCAATAATATCAATACCCGGTTTGTTGTGGATCCTTTGCGAGGCTTTGGAATTGGCCTTACGGGAAAAATGACGGACTTGCTTGATAATCATTCATTTCAAGGTGGAGTAATGACTACGCTTGACTTTAGGTCAGGTGGAGACATATTTTTTGAATATGAATATCTGAAAAGCAGAGTGGACTTCAGAGGAAGGTTTGATCGCAAAACCATTCGAATTTCTGAAGGAGATATTACATTTCAGAAGTATGTGCTTACCAAGGTAGAAGCAGGATTTTCTTATCCATTGAATGCCAACGCTAGATTTTCCCTTTCGCCTTTTGTGGCAAAAACCCAGTATTTTAACCTCAATCCCGACTCTCTAATTAATGGTCAAGATCCCGATCAAAATCGTTTTGATGTCAACTATTTGGGCGGAAAAGCAGAGTTCGTTTATGATCGTACGCAGCCCTTGGGACTCTATTCACAGACTGGGTTCAAAGGAAAAATTGGTTATGTACAGTATCAGTCCTTCGGTCAGAAGGAGCGCTCATTTAGCAACCTTTATTTGGATTTGAGAGAGTACAAAACAATCCATAAGAATATTGTCCTCGCCGCACGTCTATATGCAGGATCTTTTATGGGGAACAATCCTCAGACATATATGGTGGGAGGCATGGATAATTGGCTTTTCAACGAGTTTTACCGCCCACCATCCAACAGGCCCGAGGCTTCCCCGCTCAGAAACCCTACCGGCGCAGAAAATTCCAATATTCTCTTTGCAGACTTTGTGGATCTAAGAGGATATGATTACGATGAGATCCGAGGTAGAAATGTAGTCACTTTTACGACCGAGTTAAGAATCCCTGTATTCTCTTACCTGACTAGAGGTAATATAACTTCTAATTTCATCCGAAATTTTCAATTGGTGGGTTTTTATGACATAGGGTCAGCCTGGAATGATTCGGCACCATGGGAGCGTGTAAACGATCAAAATACTGAGGTGATCAATACAGAAGGCTCTCCTTTCACTATTGTGCTAAATAATTTCAATAATCCTTGGTTACAAAGTTATGGAGCAGGGTTAAGAACAGTTTTGCTTAACTATTATGTCAAGCTTGATGTGGCTAGGCCAATCCGAAATTATGTAGCGGAAGACTTAAAGTTCTATGTAACTTTGGGCTACAATTTCTAA
- the pssA gene encoding CDP-diacylglycerol--serine O-phosphatidyltransferase, translated as MKIKPHIPNSVTLLNLLSGVVGIIWVINGNIISGAYFIILAAVFDFIDGFAARILKVQSEIGKQLDSLADLVSFGVLPGMILFQMAKVGTRIEWLPYLTLIVPLLSAVRLAKFNLDTRQSDKFIGLPTPANALFISTLPYLAIQWPWIGTWLTSPFFLVGIAWVFAVLLLIELPLIALKFKSYSLIENKFRYALLAIGLLLILLFGMAGIPLVILTYLGLSIVENSISSE; from the coding sequence TTGAAAATCAAACCCCATATCCCAAATTCGGTCACCCTTCTCAACTTGCTTTCCGGAGTGGTCGGAATTATTTGGGTAATCAATGGAAACATAATTTCAGGTGCCTATTTCATTATTCTGGCTGCAGTTTTTGATTTTATTGATGGCTTTGCGGCCAGAATATTGAAAGTGCAAAGTGAAATCGGTAAGCAATTGGATTCACTGGCTGATTTAGTGTCCTTTGGCGTACTTCCGGGGATGATACTTTTTCAGATGGCAAAAGTAGGTACCCGGATTGAATGGCTTCCGTATCTCACCTTAATTGTCCCTCTATTGTCTGCTGTACGCCTAGCCAAATTCAATTTGGACACAAGACAAAGTGATAAGTTCATCGGTTTGCCTACTCCCGCAAACGCACTGTTTATCAGTACCCTGCCCTACCTTGCCATCCAATGGCCTTGGATAGGAACTTGGCTTACCTCTCCGTTTTTCCTAGTTGGAATTGCTTGGGTATTTGCCGTACTTTTACTAATTGAACTTCCATTAATTGCACTCAAATTCAAGTCTTATTCCCTGATAGAAAATAAATTCCGGTATGCCCTTTTAGCCATTGGTCTACTTTTAATTCTACTTTTTGGGATGGCAGGAATCCCTTTGGTAATCCTAACATACCTTGGCTTGTCTATCGTAGAAAACAGCATCAGTTCAGAATGA
- a CDS encoding MBL fold metallo-hydrolase, with amino-acid sequence MLHIKSFTFNPFQENTYLLYDEKGTGTLIDPGCFDLAERKELLDFVTEKKIWVTQLLNTHCHVDHVLGNAWAKKTFGVELLIHKEEAAVLKAVEVYAPNYGFVGYETSEADGYLVEGENIKVGDEELKIIFVPGHAPGHVVFYHEASHQCVAGDTLFRGSIGRTDLPGGDHKLLLSKIKSELFTLPEETVVYPGHGPETTIAFEKTHNPFVGKNARL; translated from the coding sequence ATGCTGCATATTAAGTCTTTTACATTCAACCCTTTTCAAGAAAACACCTATCTATTATATGATGAAAAAGGTACGGGGACTTTGATTGATCCGGGTTGCTTTGATCTCGCTGAGCGAAAAGAGCTCCTGGATTTTGTGACTGAAAAAAAGATATGGGTTACCCAACTACTCAATACCCACTGTCATGTAGACCATGTACTGGGAAATGCCTGGGCAAAAAAAACTTTCGGAGTAGAACTTCTCATACACAAAGAAGAAGCAGCTGTGCTGAAAGCAGTGGAAGTTTATGCTCCTAATTATGGTTTTGTAGGCTACGAAACCAGTGAGGCAGACGGATATTTGGTCGAAGGAGAAAACATCAAAGTCGGGGATGAGGAATTAAAAATCATCTTCGTCCCGGGACATGCACCCGGCCACGTAGTCTTTTACCATGAGGCTTCGCACCAATGCGTAGCAGGAGACACCCTATTCAGAGGTAGTATTGGCCGAACCGATTTACCGGGGGGAGACCATAAGTTACTCTTGAGCAAGATCAAATCAGAGCTTTTCACACTGCCGGAAGAAACCGTTGTCTACCCCGGACATGGCCCTGAAACTACCATAGCCTTCGAAAAAACTCACAACCCATTCGTGGGTAAAAACGCAAGACTTTGA
- a CDS encoding FAD-binding oxidoreductase — MEIDFLLIGQGLAGTALAYRLKQAGKKIRIIDQPGANNSSRIAAGLFNPVTGRKMVKTWKADALFPVINPFYQEMESVTGSRFLTEIAIYRPFLTIEEQNEWMGHSADPGFTAYMKKIYSESQSGFLKDPYGGVMLHNSGWLNINKLLDAMTSYFKEELILGKFDENLLSCEDDYWSYRELKAKAIVYCNGLGAMNSRFFNFLPFAPVKGEILEVKQEFTPDYIVNRGVFRVHLGNGIHRVGSTYTKHDLDVGATDSAKTEILEKLTDLVRLPVEKIISHKTGIRPATRDRKPFLGKHPTEESVYIFNGFGAKGVSLIPYFSELMVEHLLNGNAIDSEVGIARYFNYI, encoded by the coding sequence ATGGAAATTGATTTTTTGCTCATTGGACAGGGACTTGCCGGGACAGCACTGGCTTATAGGCTGAAGCAAGCTGGTAAGAAAATCAGGATAATTGATCAACCGGGTGCTAATAATTCGAGCAGAATTGCGGCGGGACTTTTTAATCCTGTGACAGGCAGGAAGATGGTGAAAACTTGGAAAGCCGATGCGCTTTTCCCTGTGATTAATCCTTTCTATCAGGAAATGGAAAGCGTTACCGGGAGCAGATTTCTAACAGAAATAGCAATATATAGACCTTTCCTGACAATAGAAGAGCAGAATGAATGGATGGGGCACAGTGCAGATCCCGGCTTTACAGCCTATATGAAAAAGATTTATTCCGAAAGTCAATCCGGCTTTCTCAAAGATCCTTATGGAGGGGTCATGCTACACAATTCAGGTTGGTTGAATATCAATAAGCTACTTGATGCGATGACTTCGTACTTTAAAGAAGAATTGATTTTGGGGAAATTTGACGAAAACTTACTTTCATGTGAGGATGATTATTGGTCTTATAGAGAACTGAAGGCGAAAGCAATAGTGTATTGTAACGGCTTGGGGGCTATGAATTCCAGATTCTTCAATTTCCTTCCGTTTGCGCCTGTGAAAGGAGAGATTTTGGAAGTTAAACAAGAATTTACTCCCGATTACATTGTGAACCGGGGTGTTTTTAGAGTTCATTTAGGTAATGGGATCCATAGGGTCGGATCCACCTACACAAAGCATGATTTGGACGTAGGCGCCACGGATTCTGCCAAAACCGAGATTTTGGAGAAGTTGACAGATTTGGTTCGGTTGCCGGTAGAAAAAATTATCAGTCACAAGACCGGGATTAGACCTGCTACTAGAGATAGAAAACCTTTTTTGGGAAAACATCCTACCGAGGAAAGCGTTTATATATTCAATGGTTTTGGAGCGAAGGGAGTGTCATTAATTCCTTATTTTAGTGAACTAATGGTGGAACATTTACTAAATGGAAATGCTATTGACTCCGAAGTGGGCATAGCTCGTTATTTTAATTATATTTAA